In Raphanus sativus cultivar WK10039 chromosome 5, ASM80110v3, whole genome shotgun sequence, the following proteins share a genomic window:
- the LOC108862347 gene encoding photosystem II 5 kDa protein, chloroplastic, producing MASMTMTATFLPAVAKLPSPTAGRRMSMVRASTSENTPSLEVKAKEEQKSTTMRRDLMFTAAAAAVCSLAKVAMADEEEPKRGTEAAKKKYAQVCVTMPTAKICRY from the coding sequence ATGGCATCGATGACAATGACAGCAACGTTCCTCCCAGCCGTCGCTAAGCTTCCGTCCCCCACCGCAGGAAGAAGGATGTCCATGGTCAGAGCCTCAACGAGCGAGAACACACCCAGCTTAGAAGTCAAGGCCAAGGAGGAACAGAAGAGCACCACAATGAGGAGAGATCTCATGTTCACTGCTGCAGCTGCCGCCGTTTGTTCCTTGGCTAAGGTAGCCATGGCGGATGAAGAGGAGCCCAAGCGAGGGACAGAGGCGGCTAAGAAGAAATACGCTCAAGTCTGTGTCACAATGCCTACGGCAAAGATCTGCCGCTACTGA
- the LOC108862345 gene encoding NAD(H) kinase 1, translating into MSTYKLNYTDSFGNGDANSSLRSNPENGFSDLSQSEKAVQELLTQQTPMQATDDHLIEFSEALRTVAKALRGSAEGKALAQAEAAEWKRRYELERSKNQELLLPKAPLNGVCADETNSKGMDHLAKSARLHVQENNGKTGRSSLERICSHDVLQDGEANNGCNNKLKRKASFKLSWGCKGQANDQHKKEIVSFESGNITTADRSSKQISLTWETNPQTVIIFTKPNSTSVRLLSVEMVRWLRDHKESNVYVEPRVKAELLSESSSFDFVQTWEDDKEISLLHPKVDLVITLGGDGTVLWAASMFKGPVPPIVPFSMGSLGFMTPFHSEQYRDCLEAVIRGPISITLRHRLQCHIIRDKARHDYETEENTLVLNEVTIDRGISSYLTNLECYCDNSFVTCVQGDGLILSTTSGSTAYSLAAGGSMVHPQVPGILFTPICPHSLSFRPLILPDHVTVRVQVPFNSRSSAWVSFDGKGRKQLEAGDALVCSIAPWPVSTACQVESTHDFLRSIHDGLHWNLRKTQSSDGPRDT; encoded by the exons ATGTCGACCTACAAGCTCAATTACACT GATTCTTTTGGAAACGGAGATGCAAACAGTAGTTTGAGATCAAACCCAGAAAATGGTTTCAGTGATTTGTCTCAATCAGAGAAAGCTGTTCAGGAGCTTCTTACTCAACAGACTCCTATGCAAGCAACTGATGATCATCTCATTGAGTTTTCTGAGGCTTTGAGAA CTGTTGCAAAGGCTTTAAGAGGATCTGCTGAAGGGAAAGCATTGGCTCAAGCTGAGGCTGCTGAGTGGAAGCGTAGATATGAGTTGGAGAGGTCCAAGAACCAAGAGTTGCTGCTTCCCAAAG CACCGTTGAATGGAGTGTGTGCGGATGAAACGAACAGCAAGGGGATGGATCATTTAGCCAAGTCTGCACGGCTACATGTTCAGGAGAATAATGGGAAAACAGGAAGGTCCTCCTTGGAGCGTATTTGCTCCCATGATGTTCTCCAAGATGGTGAAGCTAATAATGGTTGTAACAACAAACTGAAGCGAAAG GCATCATTTAAGCTTTCATGGGGATGCAAGGGGCAGGCTAATGACCAACACAAGAAAGAAATCGTCTCTTTTGAGAGTGGTAATATCACTACAGCTGACCGCAGCAGCAAACAG ATTTCACTGACATGGGAGACTAATCCCCAAACTGTCATTATTTTCACTAAACCTAACTCAACTTCTGTACGACTTCTTTCTGTCGAAATGGTCAG ATGGTTGAGAGACCATAAAGAATCGAACGTTTACGTGGAGCCAAGAGTGAAGGCAGAACTTTTATCAGAATCAAGTTCCTTCGACTTTGTACAAACTTGGGAAGATG ACAAAGAAATCTCACTTCTACACCCAAAGGTTGACCTTGTTATAACTCTTGGTGGGGATGGTACTGTTCTATGG GCAGCATCAATGTTCAAAGGACCAGTGCCTCCAATTGTTCCATTTTCCATGGGATCTCTTGGATTCATGACTCCTTTCC ACAGCGAACAATACCGAGACTGTCTCGAAGCGGTTATAAGGGGTCCAATAAGTATAACACTACGACACAGGTTGCAGTGTCACATCATCAGAGATAAAGCAAGGCATGACTACGAGACAGAAGAGAATACGCTTGTTCTTAACGAAGTCACCATCGAccgtgggatatcttcttacctCACAAACCTTGAATGCTACTGCGACAACTCGTTTGTCACATGTGTGCAAGGCGACGGACTAATACTGTCTACAACATCTGGTAGCACCGCCTACTCACTCGCAGCTGGAGGGTCAATGGTCCATCCACAG GTTCCTGGGATCTTGTTCACACCAATCTGTCCGCATTCTCTGTCTTTCCGGCCACTGATATTACCGGACCACGTGACGGTGAgagtgcaagtgccgttcaacAGCAGAAGCTCTGCGTGGGTGTCGTTTGATGGGAAAGGACGGAAACAGCTTGAAGCAGGGGATGCGCTAGTGTGTAGCATAGCACCATGGCCTGTCTCGACGGCTTGCCAGGTCGAATCTACTCATGACTTCCTACGCAGCATCCATGATGGTCTTCACTGGAACCTAAGAAAGACTCAGTCCTCTGATGGCCCTCGTGACACTtga